The following proteins come from a genomic window of Bradyrhizobium paxllaeri:
- a CDS encoding flagellar hook-basal body complex protein, translating into MGIFGALTTAVGGLRANSYALENVSGNIANSQTTAFKRIDTSFLDLIPQTATTAQLAGGVTTQSRSTNSVQGDVQTASVATFMAINGNGFFAVQKPGNFTDGTPVFDGVDRFTRRGDFQLDKSGYLVNGAGYYLQGVPIDPTTGNPSGSSPQVLRFQNDFLPAQQTTRIDYRANLASYPLTTKHDVSVPGSELIVPGSYSAGHNPLALGTPAAPYTDASRSGTTQNNKATPSVANTATTLLSGIAGSNSISTNFVAGDTITVNGQTLTFMASGTAVGANEINVDDNIGTLLAKIDALQQTSTPSTIASGSITLHSGTNFNLSISSSNTAAWAALGFTGTVTAQRGGGGGVGTGQVVGNDNSTFLAESIAGGAVTTYDISGAPVNLQFRWAKVDSASLGAGHTDTWNLFYQVNPNATGTQVSWQNVNTNFTFSASGQMTPAIPSVELTNAVVNGVALGSPVINFGTGGVTQFADANGNVQVNQIQQDGFPAGQLQSVGVGTNGRIVGNYSNGRNLDLAEISVATFNGTNFLKRVNGGAFEMTDGSGQALYGKAGTIVGSSLEGSNTDIADEFTKLIVTQQAYSANTKVITTSNTMVQDLLNVLR; encoded by the coding sequence ATGGGTATCTTCGGCGCTCTCACCACCGCGGTCGGCGGCCTTCGCGCCAACTCCTACGCGCTGGAAAACGTCTCGGGCAACATCGCCAACTCGCAGACCACGGCGTTCAAGCGCATCGATACCTCGTTCCTGGATCTCATCCCGCAGACCGCCACCACCGCGCAGCTTGCCGGCGGCGTCACCACGCAATCCCGCTCCACCAACTCGGTGCAGGGCGACGTGCAGACGGCCTCGGTCGCGACCTTCATGGCGATCAACGGCAACGGCTTTTTCGCGGTGCAAAAGCCCGGCAACTTCACCGACGGCACGCCGGTGTTCGACGGCGTCGACCGCTTCACGCGTCGCGGCGACTTCCAGCTCGACAAGAGCGGCTATCTCGTCAACGGCGCCGGCTATTATCTGCAGGGCGTGCCGATCGACCCGACCACGGGCAACCCGTCCGGCAGTTCGCCGCAGGTTCTAAGGTTCCAGAACGACTTCCTGCCGGCGCAGCAGACCACCAGGATCGACTATCGCGCCAACCTCGCCAGCTATCCGCTGACCACCAAGCATGACGTTTCCGTTCCCGGATCGGAGTTGATCGTGCCCGGATCGTACAGTGCCGGACACAATCCGCTGGCGCTTGGCACGCCTGCGGCGCCCTATACCGACGCATCGCGAAGCGGCACCACCCAGAACAACAAGGCGACGCCGTCGGTTGCAAATACGGCCACGACCCTGCTCAGCGGCATTGCCGGCAGCAACTCGATCTCCACCAATTTCGTCGCGGGCGACACCATCACGGTCAACGGCCAAACCCTCACCTTCATGGCGTCGGGCACCGCCGTCGGCGCCAACGAGATCAACGTCGACGACAACATCGGAACCTTGCTGGCCAAGATCGACGCGCTCCAGCAAACTTCAACCCCGTCCACGATCGCGTCCGGCTCGATCACGCTGCACTCCGGTACGAACTTCAATCTCTCGATCTCAAGTTCGAACACCGCAGCCTGGGCCGCCCTCGGCTTTACCGGTACCGTGACGGCGCAACGCGGCGGTGGCGGCGGCGTCGGCACCGGCCAGGTCGTCGGCAACGACAACTCGACATTCCTTGCCGAGTCGATAGCGGGTGGTGCGGTCACGACGTACGATATCTCGGGCGCGCCGGTGAACCTGCAATTCCGCTGGGCCAAGGTCGACAGCGCTTCGCTTGGCGCCGGCCATACCGACACCTGGAACCTGTTCTACCAGGTCAATCCCAACGCAACCGGCACTCAGGTCTCGTGGCAGAACGTCAATACCAACTTCACCTTCTCGGCCTCAGGCCAGATGACGCCGGCGATTCCGTCGGTGGAGCTTACCAATGCCGTCGTCAACGGCGTCGCGCTCGGCAGTCCCGTCATCAACTTTGGCACCGGCGGTGTCACCCAGTTTGCGGACGCCAACGGCAACGTGCAGGTCAACCAGATCCAGCAGGACGGCTTCCCGGCCGGCCAGCTGCAGTCCGTCGGCGTCGGCACCAACGGTCGAATCGTTGGCAACTATTCCAACGGCCGCAACCTCGACCTCGCCGAAATCTCGGTCGCGACCTTCAACGGCACCAACTTCCTCAAGCGCGTCAATGGCGGCGCGTTCGAGATGACCGACGGATCCGGACAGGCGCTGTATGGCAAGGCCGGAACCATCGTCGGTTCGTCGCTGGAAGGATCAAACACCGATATCGCCGACGAGTTCACCAAGCTGATCGTCACCCAGCAGGCTTACTCGGCCAACACCAAGGTGATCACGACTTCCAACACGATGGTGCAGGATCTGCTGAACGTACTGCGCTAG
- the msrB gene encoding peptide-methionine (R)-S-oxide reductase MsrB, whose translation MFDRRILLASVAGLFGLAAFRWLRTTPAQAAEKFEVEKTDAEWRAQLTPQQYEILRKHGTERPGSSPLLKEKRKGIFACAGCDLPLFSSDTKYDSGTGWPSFWQPLDNALGKTEDRTFGMTRVEVHCRRCGGHLGHVFEDGPKPTGLRYCIDGFGLVFHPAGPSAS comes from the coding sequence ATGTTCGACCGCCGTATCCTGCTCGCATCCGTCGCCGGCCTGTTTGGCCTGGCTGCTTTCCGCTGGCTGCGCACCACGCCGGCGCAAGCCGCGGAGAAATTCGAGGTCGAAAAGACCGACGCCGAATGGCGCGCGCAGCTCACGCCGCAGCAATATGAGATCCTTCGCAAGCACGGCACCGAGCGGCCGGGCTCGAGCCCGCTGCTGAAGGAAAAGCGCAAGGGCATTTTTGCCTGCGCCGGCTGCGACCTGCCGCTGTTCTCCTCGGACACCAAATATGACAGCGGCACCGGCTGGCCGAGTTTCTGGCAGCCGCTCGACAATGCGCTCGGCAAAACCGAGGACCGTACCTTCGGCATGACGCGCGTCGAAGTGCATTGCCGCCGCTGCGGCGGCCATCTCGGCCACGTCTTCGAGGACGGACCGAAGCCGACCGGCTTGCGCTATTGCATCGACGGATTTGGGCTGGTGTTTCACCCCGCCGGGCCTTCGGCTTCGTAA
- a CDS encoding NAD(P)/FAD-dependent oxidoreductase, with protein sequence MPETFTSATNGPDDDAPFRSRLSFDLDVDICVVGAGLAGLTVALEAARLGASVAVLEGRHVGWNASGHQLGTVMPGYSLPIGDLIERVGLDDARELWALSKEGADYVRAAATEEAISGIALSEGALEVSNVDAGETLISRLQMLSEDFETEVEGWQIDRVRDQLGTGRYFHGIYYPRAFQIDGRKYIHGLAAQARRAGARIFEDTPVVSIDPSGIRKRIVTPSARLRASHIVLAGNVHLGAPLRRLSETLLPVWRYAAVTEPLGERLGEVIAFRGSVTDSDGIDHFRIVDGDRLMWASPETTWEARPHRFGPAIQRRIATVFPKLGKVAISDVFGGAVGVTVHGMPQIGQLRKGLWVASGFGRQGLNTSAMAGQVIARSILWGEDRWKLFSPFELVWAGGATGRAAGHLIGLWGRGHSAAAGALARYREGARARERVREARLAEANRQAGTRPPHRPPPGAPRPVRPQPLRPAEAQDGGMPAMAPQESMTSHESEKIRDGSV encoded by the coding sequence ATGCCCGAGACTTTCACAAGTGCGACCAACGGCCCCGATGACGACGCGCCTTTTCGCTCGCGTCTCTCATTCGACCTCGATGTTGACATTTGCGTGGTGGGAGCCGGCCTTGCCGGTCTCACGGTAGCGCTGGAGGCCGCGCGGCTCGGCGCCAGCGTCGCCGTGCTCGAGGGACGGCATGTCGGCTGGAACGCGTCCGGCCATCAGCTCGGCACGGTGATGCCGGGCTACAGTCTTCCGATCGGCGACCTGATCGAGCGCGTCGGCCTCGATGACGCGCGCGAATTGTGGGCGCTGTCGAAGGAGGGCGCCGATTACGTTCGTGCTGCCGCGACCGAAGAGGCGATATCAGGCATTGCGCTGAGCGAGGGCGCGCTGGAGGTCTCCAATGTCGACGCCGGCGAAACGCTGATCAGCCGGCTGCAGATGCTGAGCGAGGATTTCGAGACCGAGGTCGAGGGGTGGCAGATCGATCGCGTTCGCGATCAACTGGGCACCGGGCGTTATTTCCACGGCATCTACTATCCGCGCGCGTTCCAAATCGACGGCCGCAAATATATCCACGGCCTTGCCGCGCAGGCGAGGCGGGCGGGCGCGCGCATCTTCGAGGATACGCCCGTCGTCAGCATCGATCCATCAGGCATTCGCAAGCGCATCGTGACGCCGTCGGCGCGGCTGCGCGCCTCGCATATTGTGCTGGCCGGCAACGTTCACCTCGGCGCGCCCTTGCGCCGCCTGTCGGAGACGTTGCTGCCGGTCTGGCGCTATGCCGCGGTGACGGAGCCGCTCGGCGAGCGGCTTGGCGAGGTGATCGCCTTCAGGGGATCGGTAACCGACAGCGACGGCATCGATCATTTCCGAATCGTCGACGGCGACCGGCTGATGTGGGCGAGCCCGGAAACCACCTGGGAGGCGCGGCCGCACCGCTTCGGCCCGGCCATCCAGCGCCGCATTGCGACCGTTTTCCCCAAGCTCGGCAAAGTCGCGATATCGGACGTGTTCGGCGGCGCGGTCGGGGTGACCGTGCACGGCATGCCGCAGATCGGCCAGCTCCGCAAAGGGCTATGGGTCGCGAGCGGCTTCGGCCGGCAGGGACTGAACACCTCGGCGATGGCAGGGCAGGTGATCGCGCGCAGCATCCTGTGGGGCGAGGACCGCTGGAAACTGTTCTCGCCGTTCGAGTTGGTCTGGGCGGGCGGCGCCACCGGCCGCGCCGCCGGCCATCTGATCGGCCTGTGGGGGCGGGGCCATTCCGCCGCCGCGGGCGCGCTGGCCCGTTACCGCGAGGGCGCCCGGGCCCGGGAACGGGTGCGTGAGGCGCGGCTGGCGGAGGCCAACCGGCAGGCCGGAACCAGGCCACCGCACCGTCCGCCGCCAGGTGCGCCGCGCCCGGTGCGGCCGCAGCCGCTGCGGCCGGCGGAGGCACAGGACGGCGGGATGCCCGCCATGGCCCCGCAGGAGAGCATGACCTCGCATGAAAGTGAGAAAATCCGGGACGGTTCCGTGTAA
- a CDS encoding SixA phosphatase family protein, whose protein sequence is MRRLMLLRHAKTEHDAPSGHDQDRRLDERGRLDAAAIGTWIGQHPPLPDAVLVSTAVRARQTWEIARDAMKDAVRERLPQPQVEQLDELYGAEPTQLLHIIRMADVTDPARLMLIGHNPGMHELALMLAGSGDAAAKKALEGNLPTAGLAILDFATDDWSEVAFRRGKLVRFTSPKLLKQALDD, encoded by the coding sequence ATGCGCCGTTTGATGCTGCTGCGTCACGCCAAGACCGAACATGACGCGCCTTCGGGCCATGACCAGGACCGCCGTCTCGACGAGCGCGGGCGGCTGGATGCCGCCGCCATTGGAACCTGGATCGGCCAACATCCGCCGCTTCCCGATGCCGTTCTGGTTTCCACCGCAGTGCGGGCGCGCCAGACGTGGGAAATCGCTCGCGATGCAATGAAGGATGCAGTGCGGGAACGGCTGCCGCAGCCGCAGGTCGAACAGCTTGACGAACTCTACGGCGCCGAGCCGACACAGCTCCTGCACATCATCCGCATGGCTGACGTCACCGACCCCGCGCGGCTGATGCTGATCGGCCACAATCCCGGCATGCATGAGCTGGCACTGATGCTCGCCGGCAGCGGGGACGCGGCAGCGAAGAAAGCGCTTGAAGGCAATCTGCCGACCGCTGGCCTTGCCATCCTGGATTTCGCGACCGACGACTGGAGCGAGGTGGCGTTCCGCCGCGGCAAGCTCGTTCGCTTCACCAGCCCGAAACTGCTCAAGCAGGCGCTGGACGATTGA
- a CDS encoding universal stress protein, with amino-acid sequence MFKSILVPIDLADTDLAKPAIATAATLSQTWNGSVRLLNVLPMTPVMLAEYVPADFDAQQRATSEEALAIVASESGIAAPRISTAVRKGGIYHEILEEAAAIKADLIVMTSHRPAMRTYFLGSNAGHVVRYAKCSVLVVRH; translated from the coding sequence ATGTTCAAGTCGATTCTCGTGCCGATCGATCTCGCCGACACGGATCTGGCCAAGCCCGCGATCGCGACCGCGGCAACGCTGTCACAGACCTGGAACGGCTCGGTGCGCCTGCTCAATGTGTTGCCGATGACGCCGGTGATGCTGGCGGAATATGTGCCGGCCGATTTCGATGCGCAGCAGCGCGCCACCTCGGAGGAAGCGCTCGCAATCGTCGCGTCGGAATCCGGCATCGCCGCACCGCGTATTTCCACCGCAGTGCGAAAGGGCGGGATCTATCATGAGATCCTCGAAGAGGCCGCCGCGATCAAGGCCGACCTGATCGTGATGACCTCACACCGGCCGGCGATGCGGACCTATTTCCTCGGCTCCAATGCCGGCCACGTGGTGCGCTATGCCAAGTGTTCGGTGCTCGTGGTCCGGCACTGA
- a CDS encoding DUF1127 domain-containing protein: MTTLSQTAGQPASRNARTGFFRLLGGWVNGVVTYFAHREAVKTLSELDDRALRDIGVERSQIETAVRGLIDPTFGRMM; encoded by the coding sequence ATGACGACGCTATCCCAGACGGCAGGCCAGCCTGCGTCCCGAAACGCGCGGACCGGATTTTTCCGTCTGCTCGGTGGCTGGGTGAACGGCGTCGTCACTTATTTTGCGCACCGCGAAGCCGTCAAAACGCTGAGCGAACTGGACGACCGCGCGCTTCGCGATATTGGCGTCGAGCGTAGCCAGATCGAGACGGCCGTGCGCGGCCTGATTGATCCGACGTTCGGGCGAATGATGTGA
- a CDS encoding PLP-dependent aminotransferase family protein, whose amino-acid sequence MSKFEYLKLADTVAAEIANGALKPGDRLPPQRSFAYERKIAVSTASRVYTELLRRGLVVGEVGRGTFVSGETRRGVAMPTEPRGARIDLEVNYPILPTQSAMIARSLAGLERPEVLDLALRHSTTTGTLAARTISAEFLSREDWTPAPDQLVFTANGRQCIAAALAAMVPSGGRCGVEALTYPFIKDIAARLGVTLVPLAMDENGVRPDAVQKAHREAHLSALYLQPTIQNPLGMTMPQARRADLLRVVEKLGLTVIEDTVYGFLDEETPMAALAPDSCITLDSLSKKVAPGLALGFIVSPPHLRERVMAAVRSGGWTASGFAFAAGQRLMADGTVAELSRLKRIDAARRQQMAARYLAGFEIQANAKSYHLWLTLPQHWRSQTFVAAAARRDIALTPSTTFAVIPGHAPNAVRLALGAPSTEQLDLALRTLSGMLTAKEDVDTTE is encoded by the coding sequence ATGTCAAAGTTCGAGTATTTGAAGCTTGCCGATACCGTCGCCGCCGAGATCGCCAATGGCGCGCTCAAGCCAGGCGACCGCCTGCCGCCGCAGCGCAGCTTCGCCTACGAGCGGAAGATCGCGGTCTCGACCGCGAGCCGCGTCTACACCGAGCTGTTGCGGCGGGGCCTGGTGGTCGGCGAAGTCGGGCGCGGCACCTTCGTCTCAGGCGAGACGCGCCGCGGTGTCGCCATGCCGACTGAGCCACGCGGCGCGCGCATCGATCTGGAAGTGAACTACCCGATCCTGCCGACGCAATCGGCGATGATCGCAAGAAGCCTGGCCGGTCTGGAGCGCCCCGAAGTGCTCGATCTCGCGTTGCGGCACTCGACCACGACAGGCACGCTGGCGGCGCGGACCATTTCCGCCGAATTTCTCTCCCGCGAGGACTGGACCCCGGCCCCCGATCAGCTCGTTTTCACCGCAAACGGCAGGCAATGCATCGCTGCCGCGCTTGCGGCGATGGTGCCCAGCGGCGGGCGCTGCGGTGTCGAGGCGCTGACCTATCCCTTCATCAAGGACATCGCCGCCAGGCTCGGCGTCACGCTGGTGCCACTCGCGATGGACGAGAACGGCGTGCGCCCGGACGCGGTGCAGAAGGCGCACCGTGAAGCGCATTTGTCGGCGCTGTACCTTCAACCGACGATTCAAAATCCGCTCGGCATGACCATGCCGCAGGCGCGCCGGGCCGACCTGCTCCGCGTCGTCGAGAAGCTCGGCCTCACCGTGATCGAGGACACGGTCTATGGCTTTCTCGACGAAGAAACGCCGATGGCCGCACTCGCGCCCGATAGCTGCATCACGCTCGACAGCCTGTCGAAGAAGGTGGCGCCCGGCCTTGCGCTCGGCTTCATCGTTTCGCCGCCGCATCTGCGCGAACGCGTCATGGCTGCGGTTCGATCGGGCGGATGGACGGCTTCCGGATTTGCCTTTGCCGCCGGACAGCGGCTGATGGCTGATGGCACGGTTGCCGAACTGTCACGCCTGAAACGAATCGATGCGGCCCGGCGCCAGCAGATGGCGGCCAGATATCTCGCCGGCTTCGAAATCCAGGCCAACGCCAAATCCTACCACCTCTGGCTCACTTTGCCCCAACATTGGCGCTCGCAGACTTTTGTCGCGGCCGCGGCCCGGCGCGACATCGCGCTGACGCCCTCGACCACCTTCGCCGTGATCCCCGGCCATGCCCCCAACGCCGTCCGCCTGGCGCTCGGCGCCCCCAGCACCGAACAGCTCGATCTGGCGCTACGAACGCTGTCGGGCATGCTGACGGCGAAAGAGGACGTCGATACGACCGAATAG
- a CDS encoding YdcF family protein, with the protein MITSTTRLPTEAEIAAINARHLVETPLRPADLLFVFGTREDVDQRVDEACRLWRKGYFRWAIVSGGVTPGSDRSECAVIADAMMARGVPADIILREDRAMNTGENVIFSLPIIDAALGLGNIRSVICLGNTWTARRYPMTLHRHWPAVEKMLVTVDSFKTPRALWHTDAEFCRRMLREWDKIEPYKASGFIAEWPARETCDR; encoded by the coding sequence GTGATCACATCAACGACGCGATTGCCGACGGAAGCGGAAATTGCCGCGATCAATGCGCGGCATCTGGTCGAGACGCCGCTGCGGCCGGCCGACCTGCTGTTCGTGTTCGGCACGCGCGAGGATGTCGACCAGCGCGTCGACGAAGCCTGCCGGCTGTGGCGGAAGGGATATTTCCGCTGGGCCATCGTGAGCGGCGGCGTGACGCCGGGATCGGACCGGTCGGAATGCGCCGTCATTGCCGACGCCATGATGGCGCGCGGCGTCCCGGCCGACATCATCCTGAGAGAGGATCGCGCGATGAACACCGGCGAGAACGTAATCTTCTCGCTGCCCATCATCGACGCCGCGCTGGGGCTCGGCAACATCCGCAGCGTGATTTGCCTCGGCAATACCTGGACCGCGCGCCGCTATCCGATGACGCTGCATCGGCACTGGCCGGCAGTGGAGAAGATGCTGGTCACGGTCGACAGCTTCAAGACGCCACGGGCGCTTTGGCACACCGACGCCGAATTCTGCCGCCGCATGCTCCGTGAATGGGACAAGATCGAGCCGTACAAGGCCAGCGGCTTCATCGCGGAGTGGCCGGCGCGCGAAACCTGCGACCGATAG
- a CDS encoding EAL domain-containing protein: MYRVLTCLTTEHDWRLVVLAGTICWLASAVAISLFHRARASRGRTRAVWIALDAAVGGCGIWATHFVAMLAYDPGAGAGYSIPVTLLSLVFAIAIVATGLCIALSSARQWVVALGGAVIGGGVAAMHYTGMAALELPAFIVWSHGLVLASIVFGSLFAAIALLVAVRRDNPVYTMAATGLLTVAIVSHHFTAMGAVTLIPDPTLGTDTMSISPTALSFLTAVAAFAILGLSLLAAMIDRRAKGELHSQKVLLDTALDNMSQGLCMFDADGRILLNNQRYAEMMGRTGMTLQGRLLLDVLRQQKALNRWDGDPDQFVASVIAAAKAGDSVTRTLTRNGRSIRVVDQPKNGGGWVATFEDITEWQQVQEQISHMARHDALTNLPNRILFREQLEKALRLAKRTDQLAVLCLDLDHFKDINDSLGHPVGDALLKQVARRLGECVTENDTVARLGGDEFAIVQFCHDCDPSAVALLASHVVEQVSAPYEIAGHQLVIGVSIGISLAPEDGKNPDELLKKADLALYRAKEDGRGTYRFFETGMDARAQARRLLELDLRAALQRKEFEVYYQPIRDVAKDVVVGFEALVRWNHALRGMISPANFIPLAEETGLIVPIGEWVLRQACMDAARWSRDVGVAVNLSPVQFKNPNLVLSVKEALKASGLPAHRLELEITESVLLQNSEATLSVLHELRAFGVRISLDDFGTGYSSLSYLRSFPFDKIKIDRSFVTELATRDDSMAIVRAVTGLGKSLGIVTTAEGVETDEQFDLLRQEGCTQAQGYLFSPPRPVAEVETMLSKARAQAVA, encoded by the coding sequence ATGTACCGCGTCTTAACCTGCCTCACGACTGAACATGATTGGCGCCTGGTCGTATTGGCAGGCACCATCTGCTGGCTCGCCAGTGCTGTCGCCATCAGCCTGTTTCATCGCGCCAGGGCATCGCGCGGCCGAACGCGTGCGGTCTGGATCGCTCTCGACGCGGCCGTCGGAGGCTGCGGAATCTGGGCCACTCATTTCGTCGCGATGCTGGCTTACGATCCGGGCGCGGGCGCCGGATACAGCATACCCGTCACCTTGTTGTCGCTGGTCTTTGCGATAGCCATCGTGGCCACCGGCCTTTGCATTGCGTTGTCCAGTGCACGCCAGTGGGTGGTTGCCCTTGGCGGCGCCGTCATCGGCGGCGGTGTCGCAGCGATGCACTATACCGGCATGGCGGCGCTCGAGCTGCCGGCGTTCATTGTATGGTCGCACGGCCTCGTGTTGGCCTCGATCGTGTTTGGCAGCCTGTTCGCGGCCATTGCGCTTCTCGTCGCGGTACGCCGTGACAATCCCGTCTATACCATGGCCGCCACCGGACTGCTGACGGTTGCCATCGTCTCGCATCATTTCACGGCGATGGGCGCGGTCACACTGATTCCCGATCCGACACTGGGCACCGACACGATGTCGATTTCTCCGACCGCGCTATCGTTCCTGACGGCGGTCGCGGCCTTCGCCATCCTCGGCCTGTCGCTGCTCGCGGCCATGATCGACCGCCGCGCGAAAGGCGAACTCCATAGTCAGAAAGTCCTGCTCGATACCGCGCTCGATAACATGTCGCAGGGGCTGTGCATGTTCGATGCGGATGGCCGCATCCTGCTCAACAACCAACGCTATGCCGAAATGATGGGGCGGACCGGCATGACGCTCCAGGGCCGTTTGCTGCTCGACGTGCTCCGGCAGCAGAAGGCGCTCAATCGCTGGGACGGCGATCCCGATCAGTTCGTCGCCAGCGTGATTGCCGCGGCCAAGGCCGGCGACAGCGTGACCAGGACGTTGACCCGCAACGGACGGTCGATCCGCGTGGTCGATCAGCCCAAGAACGGCGGCGGGTGGGTCGCAACCTTCGAAGACATCACCGAATGGCAGCAGGTCCAGGAACAGATCTCGCACATGGCGCGCCATGACGCGCTGACCAACCTGCCGAACCGGATACTGTTTCGCGAGCAACTCGAAAAAGCCCTGCGGCTCGCCAAACGCACCGATCAGCTCGCGGTGCTCTGTCTCGACCTCGACCACTTCAAGGACATCAACGATTCGCTCGGCCATCCCGTGGGCGATGCGCTGCTCAAGCAAGTCGCGCGTCGCCTCGGCGAATGCGTCACCGAGAATGACACGGTGGCGCGGCTCGGCGGCGACGAATTCGCCATCGTGCAGTTCTGCCACGATTGCGATCCGTCCGCCGTCGCCTTGCTCGCCAGCCACGTGGTCGAGCAGGTTTCAGCGCCTTACGAGATCGCCGGCCACCAGCTCGTCATCGGCGTCAGCATCGGCATTTCGCTGGCGCCGGAGGACGGCAAGAATCCCGACGAACTTCTCAAGAAGGCCGATCTCGCGCTCTATCGCGCCAAGGAGGACGGCCGCGGCACCTATCGTTTCTTCGAGACCGGGATGGACGCCCGCGCGCAGGCGCGGCGGCTCCTGGAACTCGACTTGCGCGCGGCGCTGCAGCGCAAGGAATTCGAAGTCTACTACCAGCCGATCCGCGACGTCGCCAAAGACGTCGTCGTCGGCTTCGAAGCCCTGGTGCGGTGGAATCATGCCTTGCGTGGCATGATCTCACCGGCCAACTTCATTCCGCTGGCGGAGGAAACCGGGCTGATCGTGCCGATCGGCGAGTGGGTGTTGCGTCAGGCCTGCATGGACGCGGCCCGGTGGTCGCGCGATGTCGGTGTCGCCGTCAATCTCTCTCCGGTGCAGTTCAAGAATCCCAATCTGGTACTGAGCGTGAAGGAGGCGCTGAAAGCCTCCGGCCTTCCGGCGCACCGGCTCGAGCTCGAGATCACTGAATCGGTATTGCTGCAGAACAGCGAGGCCACGCTTTCGGTTCTGCACGAGCTGCGCGCCTTCGGGGTGCGGATTTCGCTCGACGACTTCGGAACCGGATATTCCTCGCTCAGCTACCTGCGCAGCTTCCCGTTCGACAAGATCAAGATCGACCGCTCTTTCGTCACTGAACTCGCGACGCGCGACGATTCGATGGCGATCGTCCGCGCCGTGACCGGCCTCGGCAAGAGTCTCGGCATCGTCACCACGGCGGAAGGCGTCGAGACCGACGAGCAGTTCGACCTGTTGCGCCAGGAAGGCTGCACGCAGGCGCAAGGTTACCTGTTCAGCCCGCCGCGTCCCGTGGCCGAAGTCGAAACCATGCTGTCGAAGGCACGCGCACAGGCCGTCGCCTGA
- a CDS encoding ferritin-like domain-containing protein → MGLFTQDIKTMNDLFIHQLQDIYYAEKQLVKALPKMAEKATDKQLKQGFLTHLDETRTHVQRLEEVFRMHGAEVKAVDCPAIDGIIEEADEVAGEVVDKNVLDAALINAAQAAEHYEITRYGSLIAWARQLGRNDCASILQQTLDEEKMTDKKLTSLAEGKVNLRAAS, encoded by the coding sequence ATGGGACTCTTCACCCAAGACATCAAGACCATGAACGACCTGTTCATCCATCAATTGCAGGACATCTATTACGCTGAGAAACAACTCGTGAAGGCGTTGCCGAAAATGGCTGAAAAGGCCACCGACAAGCAGCTAAAGCAGGGCTTTTTGACGCATCTCGACGAAACCAGGACGCATGTGCAGCGCCTCGAAGAGGTGTTCCGCATGCACGGCGCCGAGGTGAAGGCCGTCGATTGCCCGGCAATCGACGGCATCATCGAGGAAGCCGATGAGGTCGCGGGTGAGGTCGTGGACAAGAACGTGCTGGACGCAGCGCTGATCAACGCCGCGCAGGCCGCCGAGCACTATGAAATTACCCGCTACGGCAGCCTGATTGCGTGGGCGCGGCAGCTTGGACGCAACGATTGCGCCAGCATCCTGCAGCAGACGCTCGACGAGGAAAAGATGACCGACAAGAAGCTGACCTCGCTGGCGGAAGGCAAGGTCAATTTGCGCGCGGCGAGCTGA